The following coding sequences are from one Anolis sagrei isolate rAnoSag1 chromosome 6, rAnoSag1.mat, whole genome shotgun sequence window:
- the LOC132779316 gene encoding vomeronasal type-2 receptor 26-like produces the protein MFLLTASVFIVLLHVLCNKPVVNCGTGNPLSIKHRQYYSGDLLIAGIISQIYRFSELVTFRRHPAAEQLDELNYFMAKWTYLASMELFSTHDRFIPNYKCDDQDNTVSVIVGPNPQFCQYVDNILNLYKVPQLIYGSAPVMTNNAQAASLHRMFPNEYHQNEGILHLLLNFKWTWVGVLYIGNDSGEKFVHDILPMFHQNGICFDFIKELPRESFSTNIDNLVFKYYEMHGIIARSTVKVVILYGENQCIVALRMVYHGAEFEEMPSKSHVWIMTAQMEFTSIPFQRNCIMHFLHGTMSFAVSSEKVPGFQQFLQTMNPASENQESLMRIFWELVFQCSFPSTASNEDTGNICTGEEKLETLPGSLFEMTMTAQSYSVYNAVYAVAHALQAMHSYKVKHSGMQDGRGQMQQQLWQLHHYLRSVSFNNSAGRKVSFNQNGEIEAGFDIINWVIFSNFSILKVKIGMIDPHVSVEKRLSISACDITWPNMVQPISMCNERCQEGYSKIKVEGMPFCCYNCLPCPEGKISNQQDMDDCIECQEDQYSSNAKDFCIQKNRSFLSYEEPLGIALTTLAVSFSFMTILVLAVFLKYSDTPIVKANNRSLSYTLLIALLLSFLSTFLFMGEPQKVTCLLRQTVFGVIFSVAVSCILAKTTIVVLAFLATQPGSRMRKWIGRRLASSIVISSSFIQTILCMVWLAISPPFPDFDKHSVIKEIVLECNEGSTVLFYCVLGFMGMLALISFTVAFFARKLPDSFNEAKFITFSMLLFCSVWLCFVPAYLSTKGKYTVAVEIFSILASSLGLLGCIFSPKCFIILVHPELNKQGQLIVQKRK, from the exons ATGTTCCTGTTGACAGCATCTGTATTCATTGTCCTGCTGCATGTCTTGTGCAATAAGCCTGTGGTTAACTGTGGTACCGGTAATCCTCTCTCTATTAAGCACAGGCAATATTATTCAGGAGATTTGCTCATTGCTGGCATTATTTCTCAGATCTACAGATTCTCTGAACTGGTGACATTTAGAAGACATCCTGCCGCCGAGCAACTTGATGAGCTC AATTATTTCATGGCAAAGTGGACTTATCTTGCTTCGATGGAGCTTTTTTCCACCCATGACAGATTCATCCCTAATTACAAGTGTGATGACCAGGACAACACAGTTTCTGTTAtcgtgggtcccaacccccagttcTGCCAGTACGTGGACAACATTTTGAACCTTTACAAAGTCCCACAG CTCATATATGGATCTGCCCCTGTGATGACTAACAATGCCCAAGCTGCTTCTCTCCACCGGATGTTCCCAAATGAGTACCATCAGAATGAGGGCATTCTCCATTTGCTCTTGAATTTCAAGTGGACTTGGGTTGGAGTGCTTTATATAGGCAATGACAGTGGTGAAAAATTTGTACATGACATACTTCCCATGTTCCATCAGAACGGTATCTGCTTTGATTTTATAAAAGAATTACCCCGAGAGTCTTTTTCCACTAATATTGATAATTTAGTGTTCAAGTATTATGAAATGCATGGGATAATTGCAAGAAGTACCGTCAAGGTTGTCATCTTATATGGTGAGAATCAATGCATAGTGGCTTTGAGAATGGTCTACCAtggtgcagaatttgaggagATGCCATCCAAGAGCCATGTCTGGATCATGACAGCCCAGATGGAATTTACATCCATTCCTTTTCAAAGGAATTGTATCATGCACTTCCTCCATGGTACAATGTCTTTTGCAGTTTCTTCAGAGAAGGTCCCAGGATTCCAGCAATTCCTTCAGACCATGAACCCTGCTTCAGAAAATCAGGAGAGCTTGATGAGGATCTTTTGGGAACTGGTGTTTCAATGTTCTTTTCCAAGCACTGCCTCAAATGAGGACACTGGAAACATCTGCACTGGAGAGGAAAAATTAGAAACTCTTCCTGGGTCTTTGTTTGAAATGACCATGACTGCTCAGAGCTACAGTGTCTACAATGCTGTCTATGCTGTGGCCCATGCTTTGCAAGCTATGCACTCATACAAAGTTAAACACAGTGGAATGCAAGATGGGAGGGGACAGATGCAGCAGCAGCTGTGGCAG CTCCACCATTATTTGAGAAGTGTTTCATTTAACAATAGTGCTGGGAGAAAAGTTTCCTTTAATCAAAATGGAGAAATAGAAGCTGGTTTCGACATTATCAACTGGGTCATATTCTCAAACTTTTCCATTCTCAAAGTAAAAATTGGAATGATTGATCCTCATGTTTCAGTCGAGAAGAGGTTAAGCATTTCTGCATGTGATATCACCTGGCCCAACATG GTGCAGCCCATTTCCATGTGTAATGAAAGGTGTCAAGAAGGCTATAGCAAGATTAAGGTGGAAGGGATGCCATTCTGTTGCTATAATTGCCTTCCATGTCCAGAAGGAAAGATTTCAAATCAGCAAG ATATGGATGACTGTATCGAATGCCAGGAAGATCAATATTCAAGCAATGCCAAAGATTTTTGCATTCAGAAAAACAGAAGCTTCTTGAGTTATGAAGAACCTTTAGGAATTGCTTTGACCACTCTTGCAGTCTCCTTCTCTTTCATGACCATCTTGGTGCTTGCAGTCTTTCTTAAATATTCAGATACCCCCATCGTGAAAGCCAACAATCGCAGTCTCAGCTATACTCTGCTCATTgccctcctgctctccttcctttccactttcCTTTTCATGGGTGAACCTCAGAAGGTGACCTGTCTCCTCCGACAGACTGTTTTTGGGGTCATCTTCTCGGTGGCTGTTTCTTGCATTTTGGCCAAAACCACCATTGTGGTTCTAGCTTTCCTGGCCACCCAACCAGGGTCTAGGATGAGGAAATGGATAGGAAGAAGACTGGCCAGCTCCATTGTCATTTCCTCTTCCTTTATTCAAACCATTCTTTGTATGGTGTGGCTGGCAATCTCTCCCCCATTCCCAGATTTTGACAAACACTCTGTGATTAAAGAAATTGTGCTGGAATGTAATGAAGGTTCCACCGTTCTGTTTTACTGTGTCCTGGGCTTTATGGGGATGCTAGCCCTCATCAGCTTCACCGTGGCCTTCTTTGCCAGGAAGTTACCAGACAGTTTCAATGAAGCTAAATTCATCACCTTCAGCATGCTGCTCTTCTGTAGTGTTTGGTTATGTTTTGTTCCAGCCTATTTGAGCACCAAGGGAAAATACACAGTGGCTGTGGAGATCTTCTCCATCTTAGCATCTAGTCTTGGTTTACTGGGTTGCATTTTTTCTCCaaaatgtttcattattttgGTGCACCCTGAATTAAACAAGCAAGGACAGCTGATAGTACAGAAAAGGAAGTGA